The genomic segment CCTTTTCTAATACAGGCTCTCCAAAGGAGTTTGCCAGACCTTTTTCAATATATTTACCCCATAGATTTTTTTCTATGCCCTCAAGAAAAACAAGTCGAAATAAAGCGGATAAATTGCCCGGATAGGTTTCCTCTGCCAAACAATCAGATTTTTCGTTAATATCTCTATTAATATTTATAACTAGACTTGTTTCTGCGCCATTAGCTGAAAGATCCAAAGGAGGAGTTTTGCATATCTGATAATTAGTTGTATTAAAAACAAGTGCGTCTCCATTTGTTAAACTCGAAGAAATTTCGCCAAACTTAAGATATTTGTTGCTTATGTCAAGCCAAACATTGTTCCCCTGAAGATTAAGTTTTACAAGCGGTGTTGAAAAAGCGCCATAATAGGGTGTAGCCATTTTTGCAAATGTATTGGGTCTTACAAGAACATAAGTTGCATCCAGCTCTGCTATATCTAACATTACTTTTAGCAAAATAGCTTTATTTCCGCTTTTTTCTGCTAACGTAGATGTTGCAGGTTCAAACTTAGCGCTGTTATGTTTAATAGTCCTGTTTATATAGTAGTATATTGCCTCTGCCTTTTCATGAGGGGTGTTACAATCCTTTATAATTTCATAAGTTGTGTCTTTAAGTATAGATGTAACAACAGATGTTCCCATAATTAAACTTCTGTAGAGATCACTCACTTTATCCAATTTCATAGAAGCCGTTATAATAATATTTGGTAATACATCTTCTTTTGGAGGCATCATAACTTCTTCTGTAACACCCGGAATGTTATAGCATTCAAACTGAACAAGTTTTTTATTGCCTTCCAAGTTTTTTTCTTCCTTTACTACATTCTTCCCTAAATTTCTAGATATATATGACACATTAATGTCTGAGGGGAATATTACAGTATAGCGAGACCAGAGGAGAGCTTCATTAAATACCTGAAAATAAAACGGAGACAGCCTAAAATAACCTTTAGCAATATTATATAATTTATGTTCGACTGTATATTTATATTCTACCACTGCGCCATCCTCTAACCCGTGAAGCGAGTAAGCATTCTTCCCCTCTATTTTTACAGGTTCCAGTATTGTTCCGTCTTTAAGGAATACTCTTAATTCTTCCAGGTTCCCAGGGATATAAATTTCACCATATTTTTCTATCCCTATTTCACTGAGGATTTTAACTACCCTATGTACCGTTTCTTTATAGCTGCCGTCTGTATTAAGAATTATAACCTTCCCATTATATAAGGCAGCAGTGTAGGCCTTGGGAAGTTCGCTTGGATCTTTATTGTCTGAAATTAATTTTAGTGTATTAAATTTCTTTGGAGTATAGGGTGCTGTACTTGCTTTTATTTCATCTAACAGGTTTCTGAGTTCATAATCACGTGGATTAAGCTTTAAGGCAGATTCCCATGCTTCTATTGCACCATTAGTCATACGCTCAGCATAGAGGAGGTTCCCCAATAGTTTATAGCACATACTGTATGTTGGTATAATGTCCAGAATGTCTTTATATTGTTTGTATGCGCCTCTCTGGTCTCCCAATTTAGAATATAATCTACCCAATTCCAGCCGTAGATCTGTTCTCAATGGATTAGCTTTTATACTGGCATTATACTGTGCTACTGTCTGATCATATTTGCCTTGCCTGACTAATAAAGAGACAGGTATATTACCGATTTTTTTATAGATCCTTTCCGCTTTATTAAACTGGGTTCTGTCAGTGTATAACTTTGCTTTAAGTACTAAGGCATCTTTTAGCTCCGGATTGATTTTTAAAGCAAAATCAATGGATTTTGTGGCTTCTAAATTCCATCCTCTCTCTCTGTAAACTCTTCCAAGATCAACATAGCCAGGAGCAAACTCAGAATTTATTTTTATTATATGTCTAAATTTCTCTATTGCTTCTTCATATAACTTGTTTCTCTCAAAATATAGGCCCAAGGCTCCTAAAGCAGGTACATACTGGCTGTCATATTCAACAGTTTTATTGTAAAAATCCTTTGCCTTATTTTCTCTTTCTATTTTTGGGAGAAATCCGGCTTGTTCGTACATCTTGCCTATTGCATATAAAAATCCTGAAAACTTAGGTTGAAGTTCTATAGCCAGCTTTAAATATTTTATTCCATTATCCTGTAGTCCATGGGAATAAAGGAGTGTGCCAGTATAGTAGTAATTCAGTGCTTTATTATCTAAATATTCAGTGTCATTAAAGCGAAGGGGAAGGAGAAGGGGAAACAATCCAATTTTAGATTGCTGTGTTGTCCCGAACACTTTCGGGACAACACGCAATGATGCGGTTGATAAGTTATCCATAAACTTCAGGTTTGTGCAGGTTCTTTCTTTCTGGTCAGTTACTCTTAACTTAAGTGTCCAGCTGCCTAATTCTGCCTCACAAACAGACTTGATAAGCAGAGAATTCCAT from the bacterium genome contains:
- a CDS encoding tetratricopeptide repeat protein, translated to MRLFKNFALVILICLLTGANAAADSLSRGWKALYQNRYDEAIEYFSKDIGQNKNAVSAYEGMAFAYEARGKYDEMLNSWLKILKEDTDSARSAVILQSMLNSSNKFNKFKDYKRTIKILEKALKKGISNQRNKFLIKQVLVKFYDLTHQLKKAEKIYDSFGYVTEWAVIGPFGRFGRSCFYEEFPPEQEIKFNTSYQGYTGEIRWRRFDGIFRNGLVDFKQIVEPNVGCTYALTFIYSPFKQDVVLNLQTPCTWKAWVNYQCVSVCDRYKNFYPLTNSFPASLEEGWNSLLIKSVCEAELGSWTLKLRVTDQKERTCTNLKFMDNLSTASLRVVPKVFGTTQQSKIGLFPLLLPLRFNDTEYLDNKALNYYYTGTLLYSHGLQDNGIKYLKLAIELQPKFSGFLYAIGKMYEQAGFLPKIERENKAKDFYNKTVEYDSQYVPALGALGLYFERNKLYEEAIEKFRHIIKINSEFAPGYVDLGRVYRERGWNLEATKSIDFALKINPELKDALVLKAKLYTDRTQFNKAERIYKKIGNIPVSLLVRQGKYDQTVAQYNASIKANPLRTDLRLELGRLYSKLGDQRGAYKQYKDILDIIPTYSMCYKLLGNLLYAERMTNGAIEAWESALKLNPRDYELRNLLDEIKASTAPYTPKKFNTLKLISDNKDPSELPKAYTAALYNGKVIILNTDGSYKETVHRVVKILSEIGIEKYGEIYIPGNLEELRVFLKDGTILEPVKIEGKNAYSLHGLEDGAVVEYKYTVEHKLYNIAKGYFRLSPFYFQVFNEALLWSRYTVIFPSDINVSYISRNLGKNVVKEEKNLEGNKKLVQFECYNIPGVTEEVMMPPKEDVLPNIIITASMKLDKVSDLYRSLIMGTSVVTSILKDTTYEIIKDCNTPHEKAEAIYYYINRTIKHNSAKFEPATSTLAEKSGNKAILLKVMLDIAELDATYVLVRPNTFAKMATPYYGAFSTPLVKLNLQGNNVWLDISNKYLKFGEISSSLTNGDALVFNTTNYQICKTPPLDLSANGAETSLVININRDINEKSDCLAEETYPGNLSALFRLVFLEGIEKNLWGKYIEKGLANSFGEPVLEKAEFPNIDNPEEPFHIKYKFKISDFLQQVSGQDNEFIFNPIPFKLELSKKYIQKTQRKFPIRIELEFTPLYLDQQFDINIPDNFIIKDTPQDITEESKFGKYLVEFTFNKNTLKVKQHFELLPQEISASDYPKFVDFCRRIDALEKKTISLQKKTVSEIK